AGCCTCGACGTCGCGGGCGTTGCGCCGGCGCGCATCGAGGGATGGGGCCGCCTGTTTCAGGACGATCGGCTGCTTCCGCGCCGGCATACGATTTCGATACAGGCTCCGGGCGCGGCGTTATAAGTGCCCCTCGGGAGGGACGAGATGGCGGAACGTAAGAAGGCAAGGACGGATGGCAAGCGCGGTCGTTCGACGGTCGCGAAGCGACGTTTGCGGCTGCAGCGCACGGGCCTGCACGAGGATGCCACCGCGCGGCTGCGCAGCCTGATCGTTCGCGGCGACCTTGCGCCCGGCGAACCCGTGATCGAGGCCGATCTCTCCGATGCGCTCGGCATTTCCCGCACGCCCCTGCGTGAGGCGCTGAAACTCCTGGCGTCCGAAGGGCTGGTCGAGCTTCGCCTCAATCGCAGCGCGATCATCGCGCCGATCCGCCAGGACGAAGTCGAGGAATTGTTCGAGGCGGTCAGCGGCATCGAGCGGGTTGCGGCCGAGCTTGCCGCGCTGCGCATGACCGAGCGCGACCTCGAAAAGCTCGATCAACTGCAGGAGAGAATGGAACGGTTGCACGACACCGGCAAGCTCCGCGACTATTTCGAGCTGAACCAGCAGATCCACAGCTTCATCGTCGCCTGCTCGCGCAACCGAGCGCTGAAGGCCACCCACGACTGGCTGCTCGGCCGGGTCGAGCGCGCGCGCCTGTTCGCCCTGTCGTCGCAGGAGCGATGGGATGAATCCGTGCAGGAGCATCGTGCGCTGCTTGCCGCGTTGAAACAGCGCGACGCCGATCTCGCCGGGCGGGTCCTGGCGCAGCACGTGGTACGGACCGGCGTCGTGGTCCGGGAAATTCTCGACAGCCGTCGCGACGGCGTGGGGCAGCCTGGCGACGACGCGGCCGCGCATGACGACCTCGTGACCCAACAAGAGGACCATGTATGAGGATCCTGCTGCTCAATCC
The DNA window shown above is from Bradyrhizobium sp. CB1650 and carries:
- a CDS encoding GntR family transcriptional regulator — encoded protein: MAERKKARTDGKRGRSTVAKRRLRLQRTGLHEDATARLRSLIVRGDLAPGEPVIEADLSDALGISRTPLREALKLLASEGLVELRLNRSAIIAPIRQDEVEELFEAVSGIERVAAELAALRMTERDLEKLDQLQERMERLHDTGKLRDYFELNQQIHSFIVACSRNRALKATHDWLLGRVERARLFALSSQERWDESVQEHRALLAALKQRDADLAGRVLAQHVVRTGVVVREILDSRRDGVGQPGDDAAAHDDLVTQQEDHV